Sequence from the Erythrolamprus reginae isolate rEryReg1 chromosome Z, rEryReg1.hap1, whole genome shotgun sequence genome:
gttttgtttttcacctTTTGTAAACCACCCAAGAATCAGTcagcatattaaataaataaatggagcaaAAATCTTAACCTCAGCAGGAAATTCAACTGATGCAACTTTGCCCACTACTGTACTGCTTCAAAAACAACAGCTCAGTGGCCCTATGTATCATCTTTACTCTTCATCATggtgaaaatagtttaaaaaagcaGAATCATTTTCTCAAACATAATCATTGTGGGCAAGTCTAAACTTCAATCAATTACAGCCAAGAGTAGAAATACAAGTGTTCGTGGTTCCTAATTAACCATGCCAGCtacgaaaaaacaaaacaaaggtgGATTTTGAAAATCCTCATTCCAAACACATTCATAGAGCACACATAAATATTTTAGGATTCTCACCTTCTTTTTCACCTGGATTTCCTGCTGTGAAATTATTTCCGCAGCGAGAGGAGAAGTGTTTTTCCGGGAATTTGGTTGGCAGCATAGGTAGGTATCTTGATTTCTTTCAACGTTTTGGTCCTCTCTGGGCAATAACTGCTTTGGGAGATAACATGATTCTTCAAGTTTGGAACTGGTTCTTGTCCAATAAGAAGGGGGGAGTGTTTCTTGATTGTTTTGGggcttcagtgaagcagtggtgaAGTCTGTGTGGGTCTGAATGGGTTTGGAAAAGCAAAGCGGGTGGAAAGGATTATTGTTCATGGATAGAGCTCCACAGAGATTCTCAAAATCCATCTTCCATACAGATTCCTCCTCTTCTACTTCATAGTTCTCTAGGTCTCCTGAATTATTGCCTTCAGAGCAAGTTTGGGTCTTACTACTGTCTTGCATTTCATCCTCAATCCACCAGTCTTCTGAACTGTCATCACTGTCATTTTCTCCATCTTCATCTTCTAACGGACTGTAGAATAAAGAAAGTACCAGGGAACTTTGGAAGCTACTGGGGTCAGTATGGGATTCCGTGTTATACGTAGCTTTATTCTTTCCATTCTTTTGCTTCATTTCTGgctgttcctcatcctctgaaGAACCAAGTGAACATATTAAGCTTTGTTTTCCCCATGTGGGTGGATCCAGATTAGATTCCATGTTTTTCTCCTGCTCTTGGGGAACTAAGGGGAGTTCCAAAATTTCATCAAGGCccttattaaaattaaattgtcCATCAGGATTTAAGCAGTCCAAAGTATTTTCCAAACATTCACAGAGGTCCATCTCTTCCATAAAGACTTCAGGATTGTAAGTATCTTTCAACAACTTAGGGGAGACATGCTCGGAACTTTTTATAGCCACACATTCTATGTCCTTTCCTGAAGAAGCTTGCCAATTATTTCTCAAATCAAATACTAACATAGGATTTAGTAAACACAGCTCAGAAATCCTTTCCTCTTCCAAATGCATGTTATTCACTGTAATGCTGCTTGAATCGATCAAAACGTGTTCAATGTCTTCTCCAAAAGAGTCCTCTATAACCAAACTTCCCTCCAAAAGATGGTTTGTATGACTCTTACAAGAAAAGTGTTCTTGATAGCTGTTTACATCCATCATCTTCTCAGTGttgctttcattttttttaaggtCTCTGGAATACTTTAAGTGTTTCATCTTCGCTAAGATGGGCAATGCTTTACGGGCAAACCCCATCAATACTTTCTTCACCAGGTTTCTAGGGAAAGCCTGACAAAAGGATAAAAATCTTCGCAACCAGGCCTTAGCAAGCTTCAACATATATAGAATAAATGGAAATGTGCCAGCAGGGATGGAGTTAACTGGTTCAGGAGGTAGACGTTTCGTCATTTTAGGTCCAAAGGGATAGCAGCTCTTACGGAAAGTATTTTGGGGTTCAAAGAGTGAGGCGAACTGTCTGGCCATGAGACACGGAGGCATTTTAAATCTgaaaagaagcaatcaatattggAATTTAGAGTAAGAACACATCAATTGAAACTCAAGATTCTTGGACTATAACAAATtacaagtccttgacttatgatcataatgagcccaaaatttctgttgctgaacaGCTAAGTGAGTTGTGCTCCATtttaccaatttttttttgccacagttcagtgagtcactgcagttgttaagtgaaccacatggctgttaagtgaactttcaacattgactttgcttgtcagaatgatCACATGAGCCCAGGATAGCACGACtatataaatacatgccagttgccaggcacccaaattttgattatgtgaccacagGGACGTCTGCAGCGGTCATAAAGGTGAaaagaagtcacttttttcagtaaagTAACGTCAcgtagtcactaaacaaatgattgaaGACAAATATgctgaagaaaagttgtaaaacggggcaaaattcacttagcaaatatATCACATAGCgagagaaattttgagctcaatttatttgatttatttatttattcatttatttgatttttttaaatgttgcatgttacaacatgttagcaatagcactttttaacagagccagcctattgcccccacaatccgggttctcattttacccacctcggaaggatggaaggctgagtcaagtgatgagatttgaactgctgacctgcagatctaacagtcagctttagtggcctgcagtactgcactctacccactgcaccacctcagttCATTAAATACAGTACTTATATTTTTTATGTTAGATATGTACATCAAGTCTACCACTGTCCTTGGTTCATAAAGAGCTATTTCCTATCATCCGCTacctaaatctttttttaacaaTATACCTATTTAGGACTGAACTCTAATACTTGTATATAGTTCTATCAAACACTTTACTGTagcagtatttttttattttaaggcaGGGAAAccatgacaactttaagattttaagcatggctggctgaggaatttatttatttagttttgtcaagtacatattggtactACATACACATAGATATAACACATGTTTATATATGtgatatgggtactaataagagggaaacattaggacaaggacggtaggcacgctggtgcacttatgcacgagttgaaatccacacctaTTATAAGTTGCTATGGTTGTACTTTGCATACAAAACACATACCCCCAtgcccccacatacacacacacacacaaaatctacCAAACACTTTACTATACTTCTTTTTATAGaagaaacaataacaaaacaaaaatgaaacaatttttaaaaacctggaaACACCAATCAACAGAATAATGTAATAGACCAATCTGTTAAAAAATACGTTTTGACATATTTTCTAATGAGGACCTTTTATGTAAATCTAGTAAGAGAAACGGTGATGCTGTGATTGAAAATCAAGTCATGGATAATCCTCTCTTTATAACCATTTTTTTAATGATAAACTtggaaaaagtgactcatgatcTATTCTCACATTTATTACTGTCACACTACctctatggtcatgtgactgcaatTATGGATCTTAGCAACCAAGTCACACTTACAACCTGTTGCAGCAGCCTGTGTCCAAGTGATTAtaatttgtgactttttttttttttgtcaaattgTGGCAAAAATTACCTGTTGGGAACATGGATTCGTTTAATGATTgtctgactcacttaacaacagttgtAAAAACTGTCATAAAATCAGATTTGATTTGACTTAGGATAGGaaatctggtcccaattgtgataATGAGATGAGGATTATATTTCATTCTAGATGTTTTGGTCCATAACTCCTAATACTCTTCAGCTGTAGCCAAGATTTCTGGGCACTGCTATTCAAGAACATCTGAAAAACCCCATAATTTCCTTCCAACTATCTTAAACTATTCTGGCTCTGGTTGGTCCAGGCAAATTTTGGTTGGTCCATATAAATAACTGGCATTCTGGCACAAATTTTTAATGTGATTCAGAATGCAtgatattattttactgcaaaGTCTGcaagaatatttttaatttttttcagagGGAAAACAAGGGCATTTAAGGCTTGCATTATGCTAAGTCATGTTCCTGGTATCAGATTCAAATGCTAAACCTCAAagccagaataacagagttgcgacagaccttggaggtcttctagtccaaggatCTCCAGCTTGgctagctggggaattttgggagttgaagtcctctaggacagtgattttcaaccttttttgagccgcagcacatttttttacatttacgaaaccctggggcacattgagcgggactggggggcggctaaaaaaagtttggacaaaaaaattctctctcttcctccccttcactctatttctttctccctctctctttctctcccttcctctttctttctctctctccatccctctttctttcttttccttccttcctctcttttttgctctctttctctctccctccctacctccctctatgtctttctctctctctctcttgctttctttctctctcttgttctctctctctctcttgctttctttctctctcgctttctttctctctcgctttctttctctctaagcttcacggcacacctgaccatgtctcgcgggacactagtgtgccacggcacactggttgaaaaacattgctctAGGATTACAATTCCCACGAttggagacctctgttctagtccaactcaggaaggaaaccctataccatttcagacaaatgattatccaatctcttcttaaaaacttccagcgaaGCCTGAAAGAGAACAGGTTCTGCCATTTGGAAAATCACAACTCCAGCATTCTTTGGAAAATCAAAGTGGAACAAATTCTCTTCCAGGGCATCTTTGTTCCTTTGCTAATCCACTTTTTTCAGCAAAGGCCAAACTCCAAATAGGTTTTCAGAAACAAGAGCTGGCAAGTGGAGGCACGGGAAAGGGAAGAGGCTGGAAGGCCACATTCTTGGGTGACTTAGCTCCCAAACTCCAGCACAATTCCTTCTGCCCCCTACCTGTAGGGCAGTTCACCTTTTAGCTTTCTTAGGGAAGGTTTCACCGGTTGAGGTGTGTAGGCTGAATTCAGGGCGCGCCCCAGACAAGTCGAAGCAAGTGCCCCTGGAACGCTGGCAACACCCCAGTCCGGAAGAAGGGGGGAAACTGCGcgcactctcacacacacacagttcgGATGTTGAATGTGCAGCTGccggggagagaggaggagagacaaCCCTTCTGACCCACAACAGGTTAGATctggaagtgggggggggaggaggggaggaagggaatatATTCTCAAAGGGAATCATCAATGTATGAGAAGGGACAGGCGTTACAAAAGAGCAAAAAGGCTCGCAAATGATTGTGGACTGAAATTATTTTTGATGGCTGCTTTGAATGATCAGAAGTTATCAGTACAAAAAGCTTGGATTCTCTAGGAGGAGAAGTGGGAAGATCCTAATGGAATGCAGAAGAATATTatggaaagagaggggagagaattgCAAGGTGGCTTTTGCTGACAATATCTGGTTCCTTTTGAAAGAGGAAAGTAAGGAGGATTCAGTAAGTTTCCTAAGAAGCGTTTGGGGGGCAACAAGCAGTAGCAGTGAAAGGCCAGCAAAGaggcggagggggggggcaggctgGTAAAATTGGAAGCTGAGTAAGGAAGCTGATTACTATGGGGTCGGGGGACACAGAAAGTGGATGGGAAGTAGAAAGAGACTCAAGACGctggggtccccaaatttggcaactttaagacttgtggacttcaattcccaggataactggctggagacttctgggagttgggagtccataggtcttaaaattgccaagtttgaagacctctgctcaagAGAGTCCATAACTGCTCCTATTCTACTgcacaactacaacaacaacccACTTGAAATATTCTTTGGATGAGAAATCTCAACTAACCCTTCTGGAAGGCACCAGATTGAAGAAGCCATCCTACACTTTGGAGAACCACAGGCCAAGACTTGAAAAATTTCACCTTGCATGGAATGAGAGGCCCACAaattaaccttcatcatgtattttactatgtgtatatagatatactgtatacccactaaaaccctcattgtgtattggacaaaataaataaataaataaataaaaagaaataaataaaagatgttcTTGGCTTTTGCCTCTccaccccatttatttatttatttttatttattttgtccaatacacaatgagggttttagtgggtatctatctatatacacatagtaaaatacatgatgaaggttatagaggagatactcatagtaaaatatatctaagaaataatagaaaagaaggtatagtaatagaatagtAATCTTCTAGGCTTTCGATTGGGGGTCTAGAACCGAGCCAAGGCGACCCACCACTCTTGTGCcaaggaggagaaaaaaacagTTCTGAGAACCGCGCAAAAGCGAGAGGGAAGATTACCAACAATTAAAAAGGGCGGATTGCTTGGGTGGATGCCTGGGAAGGCAACCGAGAGGGGCGGAGGTGGCAGGGCTATCATAATGCCAAGCCCGGGACACCTGGCCCGAGTTCGGAAAACCAGGGCTTTTCTGAAAACAGGCGTTGCCTTCAGGAAGTGCCTTAAGCACGTGGGAAACAGAACACGCGGGTTGGAGAGGCGGGGAGCCAGCTTGGAAACCCGCGTTTGCCGGGAATGAGCAGGAGATCCGGCGGCAGAGCCGACTACCTAATAGGCTATAAGGGTCCAGGAGACCAAGAGGCCAAGATATTAGGAGCCACCCTCTCTCTCCCCAATATCCACACACACCCCAATGATTTTTAACCCTCTTTCTTACCTGTGTATTTTTAGCCAGTAATAAACTCGCTCCAACATGTAACAGCGGGATAAACCCGAATAAGTGGCCGGACGGTAGGCTTTGCAAAACAGCAGTTCTTCTCGGCACGAACCATTTCGCCCTATCGAGAATGACCTTTGCTTTTTTCTGTGTCGATTGGCATGGAAACTTTGAGAGCAGAGGAAAACCCGCAGGCGCTTTATATAGTCTCGGTCCGCAAGGAAAACGTCATCGCGTTCTGACGTCGAGGCTACGAGGCGTGGCCAGGGCAGCAGAGGGAGAGAGACGTGAGGGTtctaagaaggggagggggagcgcGAAGGAAGTGATGACGTCAGGGGAAATTTCGCTTGTCGGCTGCGCAGAGGGGGCGGGACGAGGGTGATGGAAGTTTAACGGATACTTTCTATTTTCGTTTCTGGAGTTTACTTGGAAACACTGTTTTTAAAACAGCCACCGCAATTAAGAGAACAATGTTGAGAAActagggagattctcagtcatccagatcatggctgtcccaaaggtgctttttcaataaggcaactggactttgtaggtttttttgaagacataataatcatcatcatcattattacaaATTACATAATTGGGCGCCTTGTTTGTGGAGGGAAGAGCTTTAGCTAACAAGGAGTTTGGAATGTGAAAAATACAGTTTATTTCATCATCCATGTGTAGATTTATTTACCAACATTTTGTCCTGCCTTTTTTCCAACAATTCATGGGAGCTGCTCCTggacaagtagtccttgacttataacagatcatttagtgacccttcaaggttaacaatggcactgaataaaggaggtttatgaccattttttacaggGCCAttttagcatccccatggtcatgatcaaaattcagatacttggcaactgactcatatttatgacggttgcagtgtccc
This genomic interval carries:
- the PPP1R15A gene encoding protein phosphatase 1 regulatory subunit 15A, which translates into the protein MLERVYYWLKIHRFKMPPCLMARQFASLFEPQNTFRKSCYPFGPKMTKRLPPEPVNSIPAGTFPFILYMLKLAKAWLRRFLSFCQAFPRNLVKKVLMGFARKALPILAKMKHLKYSRDLKKNESNTEKMMDVNSYQEHFSCKSHTNHLLEGSLVIEDSFGEDIEHVLIDSSSITVNNMHLEEERISELCLLNPMLVFDLRNNWQASSGKDIECVAIKSSEHVSPKLLKDTYNPEVFMEEMDLCECLENTLDCLNPDGQFNFNKGLDEILELPLVPQEQEKNMESNLDPPTWGKQSLICSLGSSEDEEQPEMKQKNGKNKATYNTESHTDPSSFQSSLVLSLFYSPLEDEDGENDSDDSSEDWWIEDEMQDSSKTQTCSEGNNSGDLENYEVEEEESVWKMDFENLCGALSMNNNPFHPLCFSKPIQTHTDFTTASLKPQNNQETLPPSYWTRTSSKLEESCYLPKQLLPREDQNVERNQDTYLCCQPNSRKNTSPLAAEIISQQEIQVKKKVRFSPAVTVHTLVVWDYASRAARRGPWQQMARDRHRFHRRITQMAAILEPCLAEEHRDKVWKRIHGASMSLLGEAADNIPI